From a region of the Candidatus Reconcilbacillus cellulovorans genome:
- a CDS encoding glutamine--tRNA ligase (catalyzes a two-step reaction, first charging a glutamine molecule by linking its carboxyl group to the alpha-phosphate of ATP, followed by transfer of the aminoacyl-adenylate to its tRNA): protein MESNFIRTIVEEDVRSGRVGEVVTRFPPEPNGYLHIGHAKSICLNFELADEFGGRTHLRFDDTNPLTESEEFVRAIQEDVRWLGFEWERLCFASDYFEEMYERAELLIRKGKAYVCDLSADDIRRTRGTLTEPGVESPYRNRSVEENLDLFRRMRAGEFPDGARVLRAKIDMKSPNLNLRDPVLYRIVHAPHHRTGDRWCIYPTYDFAHPLSDAIEGVTHSICTLEFEDHRPLYDWVIRECEMEHVSRQYEFARLNMTNTVMSKRKLKKLVESGTVDGWDDPRMPTIGGLRRRGYTPEAIRAFCRAIGVAKANSVVDARMLEHFLREDLKLKAPRAMAVLRPLKVVLVNWPEDRVETLEAEVNAENPDMGTRTITISRELYIERDDFTETPPKGYYRLYPGNEVRLKHAYIVRCEEVVRDENGEIAEIRCSFDPESKSGSGAARKVKGTIHWVDARSAVPVEFRLYEPLILDENAASAGVTANGSAGADENEEDAFLARVNPRSLEVLHGFVDPDVAAAKPYDRFQFIRQGYFAVDPKLSQPGRPVFNRIVALKSSYDPSKA, encoded by the coding sequence GTGGAGAGCAATTTCATCCGCACGATTGTCGAAGAAGACGTACGGTCCGGCCGCGTCGGGGAAGTCGTGACGCGTTTTCCGCCGGAGCCGAACGGCTATCTGCATATCGGGCACGCCAAGTCGATCTGTCTCAATTTCGAGCTGGCCGACGAATTCGGCGGGCGGACGCATCTAAGGTTCGACGACACGAATCCGCTGACGGAAAGCGAGGAATTCGTCCGCGCGATCCAGGAAGACGTGCGCTGGCTCGGGTTCGAGTGGGAGCGGCTTTGTTTCGCGTCGGACTATTTTGAAGAAATGTACGAACGGGCCGAGCTGCTCATTCGCAAAGGCAAGGCGTACGTCTGCGATCTGAGCGCGGACGACATCCGGCGCACGCGCGGGACGCTGACCGAACCCGGCGTCGAGAGCCCGTACCGCAACCGGTCGGTCGAAGAAAACCTCGACCTGTTTCGCCGCATGCGCGCCGGAGAGTTTCCCGACGGTGCTCGGGTGCTGCGCGCCAAAATCGACATGAAGTCGCCGAACCTGAACTTGCGCGATCCCGTGCTGTACCGGATCGTGCACGCGCCACACCACCGGACGGGTGACCGCTGGTGCATTTACCCGACGTACGACTTCGCCCATCCGCTCAGCGACGCGATCGAAGGCGTGACGCATTCGATCTGCACGCTGGAGTTCGAGGATCATCGCCCGCTGTACGACTGGGTCATCCGCGAGTGCGAGATGGAGCACGTCTCCCGGCAGTACGAGTTTGCGCGGCTCAACATGACGAACACGGTGATGAGCAAGCGCAAGCTCAAAAAACTGGTCGAGTCCGGAACCGTCGACGGATGGGACGATCCGCGCATGCCGACGATCGGCGGGCTGCGCCGGCGCGGCTACACGCCGGAGGCGATCCGCGCGTTCTGTCGTGCGATCGGCGTCGCCAAGGCGAACAGCGTCGTCGACGCGCGCATGCTGGAACATTTTCTGCGCGAGGATCTGAAGCTGAAGGCGCCGCGCGCGATGGCCGTGCTTCGGCCGCTCAAGGTCGTGCTCGTCAACTGGCCGGAAGACCGCGTCGAGACGCTCGAAGCCGAGGTGAACGCGGAAAATCCGGACATGGGCACGCGCACGATCACGATTTCCCGTGAGCTTTACATCGAGCGCGACGACTTCACGGAGACGCCGCCGAAAGGATATTACCGGCTTTATCCCGGCAACGAGGTGCGGCTGAAGCACGCCTACATCGTCCGCTGCGAGGAAGTCGTCCGGGACGAAAACGGGGAGATCGCGGAAATACGCTGCTCGTTCGATCCCGAATCCAAAAGCGGTTCCGGCGCGGCGCGCAAAGTGAAGGGGACGATTCACTGGGTCGACGCGCGTTCGGCGGTGCCCGTCGAATTCCGGCTGTACGAGCCGCTCATCCTCGACGAAAACGCCGCTAGTGCCGGAGTGACCGCCAACGGTTCGGCCGGCGCGGATGAAAACGAAGAAGACGCGTTTCTTGCCCGCGTCAACCCGCGGTCGCTCGAAGTGTTGCACGGCTTCGTCGATCCGGACGTCGCCGCGGCGAAGCCGTACGACCGGTTCCAGTTCATCCGCCAGGGCTATTTCGCGGTCGACCCGAAGCTGTCGCAGCCGGGCCGGCCGGTATTCAACCGGATCGTTGCGCTGAAAAGCTCGTACGATCCTTCCAAGGCCTGA
- a CDS encoding fructokinase, which produces MLLGGIEAGGTKFVCGVGTEDGEIVERVRFPTTTPEETLERVAAFFADKPIEALGVGAFGPVDLRADSPTYGQVTTTPKPHWSGFDLLGGLSRRLRVPVGFDTDVGAAALGEATWGAAQGLRDFVYMTVGTGVGAGVVVEGRLVRGMLHPEVGHMPIRRHPDDRFAGCCPYHGDCLEGMASGPAIGKRWGLPADALADRPEVWELEAYYLAQACVTLIYVLSPQRIVLGGGVMKQKQLFPAVRRLVVETLNGYAAAEMSRGIDAYIVPPALGDNAGLKGALLLARRALDARRR; this is translated from the coding sequence ATGCTTCTCGGCGGCATCGAGGCGGGCGGCACGAAATTCGTGTGCGGCGTCGGGACGGAAGACGGCGAAATCGTGGAGCGCGTCCGGTTTCCGACGACGACGCCGGAAGAAACGTTGGAGCGCGTCGCCGCCTTTTTCGCGGACAAGCCGATCGAGGCGCTCGGCGTCGGCGCTTTCGGCCCGGTCGATCTTCGTGCGGACAGCCCGACGTACGGACAAGTGACAACCACGCCGAAGCCGCATTGGAGCGGGTTCGATCTGCTCGGCGGACTGTCCCGTCGGCTGCGGGTGCCGGTCGGGTTCGACACGGACGTCGGCGCGGCGGCGCTCGGCGAGGCGACGTGGGGGGCGGCGCAAGGGTTGCGCGATTTTGTCTACATGACGGTCGGCACCGGCGTCGGCGCGGGCGTCGTCGTCGAAGGGCGTCTCGTACGCGGGATGCTGCATCCGGAGGTCGGCCACATGCCGATCAGGCGACATCCCGACGATCGGTTTGCGGGCTGTTGCCCGTATCACGGCGACTGTCTGGAAGGGATGGCTTCCGGCCCGGCGATCGGGAAACGGTGGGGCTTACCGGCCGACGCCCTCGCCGATCGTCCGGAAGTGTGGGAGCTGGAAGCGTATTATCTCGCGCAGGCGTGCGTCACTCTTATTTATGTGCTGTCGCCGCAACGGATCGTGCTGGGCGGCGGCGTCATGAAGCAGAAGCAACTGTTTCCGGCCGTCCGGCGGCTCGTCGTCGAAACGCTGAACGGCTACGCGGCGGCCGAAATGTCGCGCGGCATCGACGCCTACATCGTGCCGCCTGCGCTCGGAGACAACGCGGGGCTGAAAGGAGCGCTGCTGCTGGCGCGGCGCGCGCTGGACGCCCGGCGCCGTTGA